The following are from one region of the Salvia splendens isolate huo1 chromosome 2, SspV2, whole genome shotgun sequence genome:
- the LOC121760122 gene encoding uncharacterized protein LOC121760122, giving the protein MVVCVYVDDVIYMESSPSFVAGCMMHVFQIRGFGIWPQINAADRLLQQFNLSNCKAVYSHAFLQAEDGSRSADARVRNVLADLGHQQKEVTRISCENADMSKNTLQHGRKEHIEVKLEDFTRELVAGDLHLFHELRCS; this is encoded by the exons ATGGTCGTTTGCGTTTATGTCGATGATGTAATCTACATGGAATCGTCTCCCTCTTTTGTTGCTGGGTGCATGATGCACGTGTTTCAGATAAGAGGATTTGGGATTTGGCCCCAAATTAATGCTGCTGACCGTCTTCTGCAACAATTCAACCTGTCCAACTGCAAAGCTGTCTACTCCCATGCGTTTCTGCAGGCTGAAGATGGAAGCCGTAGTGCTGATGCAA GAGTTAGGAATGTGTTGGCTGATTTGGGTCACCAGCAAAAGGAGGTGACTCGGATTTCCTGTGAGAATGCGGACATGAGCAAGAACACGCTACAGCATGGAAGAAAAGAGCACATTGAGGTAAAGTTGGAGGATTTTACAAGAGAGTTGGTTGCTGGTGACTTGCATCTCTTTCATGAATTGCGATGCTCTTGA